The Juglans regia cultivar Chandler chromosome 2, Walnut 2.0, whole genome shotgun sequence genome includes a window with the following:
- the LOC108995472 gene encoding vacuolar protein sorting-associated protein 29, translated as MVLVLALGDLHVPHRAPDLPAKFKSMLVPGKIQHIICTGNLCIKEVHDYLKTLCPDLHITRGEYDEETRYPETKTLTIGQFKLGLCHGHQVIPWGDLDSLAMLQRQLDVDILVTGHTHQFTAYKHEGGVVINPGSATGAYSSITYDVNPSFVLMDIDGLRVVVYVYELIDGEVKVDKIDFKKTTTASHTAH; from the exons ATGGTTCTGGTGTTGGCCTTGGGGGATTTACATGTACCCCACAGGGCACCTGATCTGCCTGCAAAGTTCAAGTCCATGCTTGTCCCTGGCAAGATCCAGCATATCATTTGCACTGGAAATCTTTGTATCAAG GAAGTTCATGACTACTTGAAGACTCTTTGTCCTGACTTGCATATTACCAGAGGTGAATATGATGAAGAAACACGCTATCCAGAGACCAAAACACTAACCATTGGCCAGTTTAAGCTGGGACTTTGTCATGGTCATCAG GTTATTCCTTGGGGTGACCTAGACTCGCTAGCCATGCTCCAGAGGCAGCTGGATGTAGATATCCTTGTAACAGGTCACACGCATCAATTCACGGCTTATAAACATGAGGGAGGTGTCGTGATAAACCCAGGGTCTGCAACGGGTGCCTACAGCAGCATCACCTATGATGTTAACCCTAGTTTTGTCCTCATGGATATTGATGGCCTACGCGTCGTGGTCTATGTGTACGAACTCATTGATGGAGAGGTTAAGGTCGACAAGATCGATTTTAAGAAGACAACCACTGCAAGTCACACTGCTCATTGA
- the LOC108995487 gene encoding probable serine/threonine-protein kinase PBL3 isoform X1 — protein sequence MGNCLERRSMVDNSPSSQATSGVTKVTSRSSRSFVPLSPSVPAHSEKYKSGTLPTPRSEGDILASPNLKAFTYNELRNATQNFRPDNLLGEGGFGYVYKGWIDEHTLSAGRPGSGMVVAVKKLKPEGFQGHKEWLSEVEHLGQLHHPNLVKLIGYCLEGNNRLLVYEYMHKGSLENHLFRRGARPLSWTIRIKVAIDTARGLSFLHDSEQQVIYRDFKASNILLDSEFNAKLSDFGLAKAGPTGDHTHVSTQVMGTRGYAAPEYMATGRLTAKCDVYSFGVVLLELLSGRRAIDKTKVGVDQNLVDWAKPYLGDRRKLFRIMDTKLEGQYPQKAAYATAVVASQCISEAKLRPQMSEVLAILEQLPVAKYANSPTSSPLPKSPLRKSHLSPLNMSPRGSLLPSSHIQSPVLKSPRGR from the exons ATGGGCAATTGCTTGGAACGTCGTTCCATGGTCGATAACTCTCCGAGCTCTCAGGCAACTTCCG GAGTCACAAAAGTTACCAGTAGAAGCAGCCGTTCTTTTGTTCCTTTGAGCCCATCAGTCCCAGCACATAGTGAAAAGTATAAATCTGGAACTCTTCCTACTCCAAGATCTGAAGGTGACATATTGGCATCCCCAAATTTGAAAGCCTTCACATATAATGAGCTTAGGAATGCTACTCAAAACTTCCGTCCTGACAATCTCCTTGGGGAAGGAGGATTTGGTTATGTTTACAAGGGATGGATTGATGAGCATACCCTTAGTGCTGGAAGGCCTGGAAGTGGAATGGTTGTTGCTGTCAAGAAGCTCAAACCTGAAGGTTTCCAAGGCCATAAGGAGTGGTTG TCTGAAGTGGAACATCTTGGTCaacttcatcatccaaatcTTGTCAAACTTATTGGATACTGCCTGGAAGGGAATAATCGGCTTTTGGTGTACGAGTATATGCACAAAGGAAGTTTGGAGAATCACCTATTTAGAA GGGGTGCCCGACCTCTTTCTTGGACAATTAGGATCAAAGTTGCCATAGATACTGCTCGTGGGCTCTCCTTCCTGCATGACTCTGAACAACAAGTCATCTACCGTGATTTCAAGGCTTCTAATATTCTACTCGATTCA GAATTCAATGCAAAACTTTCAGACTTTGGTCTTGCAAAAGCAGGCCCCACTGGTGATCATACTCATGTTTCCACTCAAGTCATGGGTACTCGAGGCTATGCTGCTCCTGAATACATGGCCACAG GTCGGCTAACTGCAAAGTGTGATGTCTACAGCTTTGGGGTTGTGCTACTGGAGCTGCTGTCTGGAAGACGTGCTATCGATAAAACAAAAGTTGGTGTGGATCAGAATCTGGTGGATTGGGCAAAACCCTATTTGGGTGATAGGAGAAAGTTATTTCGGATTATGGACACCAAGTTGGAGGGCCAGTACCCTCAGAAAGCAGCTTATGCAACTGCTGTCGTTGCATCTCAGTGTATTAGTGAGGCCAAACTCCGTCCACAAATGTCAGAGGTTTTAGCTATCCTAGAACAGCTCCCAGTTGCCAAATACGCAAACAGCCCTACTTCTAGTCCTTTGCCAAAGTCCCCTCTGAGAAAGAGTCACCTTTCACCTCTTAATATGAGCCCCAGAGGATCCCTGCTGCCATCATCACATATACAATCCCCAGTTTTGAAATCCCCACGGGGACGATGA
- the LOC108995487 gene encoding probable serine/threonine-protein kinase PBL3 isoform X2 has protein sequence MGNCLERRSMVDNSPSSQATSGVTKVTSRSSRSFVPLSPSVPAHSEKYKSGTLPTPRSEGDILASPNLKAFTYNELRNATQNFRPDNLLGEGGFGYVYKGWIDEHTLSAGRPGSGMVVAVKKLKPEGFQGHKEWLSEVEHLGQLHHPNLVKLIGYCLEGNNRLLVYEYMHKGSLENHLFRRGARPLSWTIRIKVAIDTARGLSFLHDSEQQVIYRDFKASNILLDSEFNAKLSDFGLAKAGPTGDHTHVSTQVMGTRGYAAPEYMATALGLCYWSCCLEDVLSIKQKLVWIRIWWIGQNPIWVIGESYFGLWTPSWRASTLRKQLMQLLSLHLSVLVRPNSVHKCQRF, from the exons ATGGGCAATTGCTTGGAACGTCGTTCCATGGTCGATAACTCTCCGAGCTCTCAGGCAACTTCCG GAGTCACAAAAGTTACCAGTAGAAGCAGCCGTTCTTTTGTTCCTTTGAGCCCATCAGTCCCAGCACATAGTGAAAAGTATAAATCTGGAACTCTTCCTACTCCAAGATCTGAAGGTGACATATTGGCATCCCCAAATTTGAAAGCCTTCACATATAATGAGCTTAGGAATGCTACTCAAAACTTCCGTCCTGACAATCTCCTTGGGGAAGGAGGATTTGGTTATGTTTACAAGGGATGGATTGATGAGCATACCCTTAGTGCTGGAAGGCCTGGAAGTGGAATGGTTGTTGCTGTCAAGAAGCTCAAACCTGAAGGTTTCCAAGGCCATAAGGAGTGGTTG TCTGAAGTGGAACATCTTGGTCaacttcatcatccaaatcTTGTCAAACTTATTGGATACTGCCTGGAAGGGAATAATCGGCTTTTGGTGTACGAGTATATGCACAAAGGAAGTTTGGAGAATCACCTATTTAGAA GGGGTGCCCGACCTCTTTCTTGGACAATTAGGATCAAAGTTGCCATAGATACTGCTCGTGGGCTCTCCTTCCTGCATGACTCTGAACAACAAGTCATCTACCGTGATTTCAAGGCTTCTAATATTCTACTCGATTCA GAATTCAATGCAAAACTTTCAGACTTTGGTCTTGCAAAAGCAGGCCCCACTGGTGATCATACTCATGTTTCCACTCAAGTCATGGGTACTCGAGGCTATGCTGCTCCTGAATACATGGCCACAG CTTTGGGGTTGTGCTACTGGAGCTGCTGTCTGGAAGACGTGCTATCGATAAAACAAAAGTTGGTGTGGATCAGAATCTGGTGGATTGGGCAAAACCCTATTTGGGTGATAGGAGAAAGTTATTTCGGATTATGGACACCAAGTTGGAGGGCCAGTACCCTCAGAAAGCAGCTTATGCAACTGCTGTCGTTGCATCTCAGTGTATTAGTGAGGCCAAACTCCGTCCACAAATGTCAGAGGTTTTAG